Proteins from a genomic interval of Papaver somniferum cultivar HN1 chromosome 4, ASM357369v1, whole genome shotgun sequence:
- the LOC113275898 gene encoding diphthine methyltransferase homolog isoform X1: protein MEIGHCYLEGNVDAVEFCPHELFHQVLAVSTYTLQEGDQPNRCGSISLFSVDADSNQLDMFHQVETSGIFDIKWNSVGASPLLAQADASGHLRLHSLGSGSNGSENGGASDFEVLKEVCGEMVSSSMCLCLDWNPSATSITVGLSDGSISVLTLAESQLKIQQSWEAHEYEVWAANFDTQQPNLVYTGSDDCKFCCWDLRENPSNLAFQNTKTHQMGVCCITKDRTDPNVLLTGSYDEHLRIWDVRSISKPVNESSICLGGGVWRLKQHPSIPSLVLAACMHNGFAVVRVEGEKAEVLETYSNHKSLAYGADWQRGPLRKKDGIERPVAATCSFYDRLVRVWLPEKEMVLNTM from the exons ATGGAAATTGGGCATTGTTATCTAGAAGGCAATGTTGATGCGGTAGAGTTTTGTCCACATGAATTGTTTCATCAAGTTTTAGCTGTTTCGACGTATACACTACAGGAGGGTGATCAGCCGAATCGATGTGGAAGTATATCACTTTTCTCGGTTGATGCTGATTCAAACCAACTTGATATGTTTCATCAAGTTGAGACATCTGGAATTTTTGATATAAAATGGAATTCCGTTGGAGCCAGTCCATTGCTCGCACAAGCCGATGCCAGTGGTCACCTGAGGTTACACAGTTTAGGAAGTGGTTCAAACGGATCAGAAAATGGAGGTGCATCTGACT TTGAAGTGCTGAAAGAAGTTTGTGGAGAAATGGTTAGCTCCTCCATGTGTCTGTGCCTTGATTGGAACCCATCAGCTACATCCATTACTGTCGGGCTTTCAGATGGTTCCATATCTGTGCTCACTCTTGCGGAGTCTCAACTAAAGATTCAACAATCATGGGAAGCACATGAGTATGAGGTCTGGGCTGCCAATTTTGACACCCAACAACCAAATTTAGTGTATACAGGCTCAGATGACTGCAAATTTTGTTGTTGGGATCTGCGAGAGAATCCTTCAAACTTGGCCTTCCAAAACACGAAGACTCACCAAATGGGTGTGTGTTGCATTACTAAGGACAGAACAGATCCAAATGTACTATTGACCGGGAGCTACGACGAGCATTTAAGGATATGGGATGTGAGATCAATATCAAAGCCAGTAAACGAGAGCTCCATATGTTTAGGAGGGGGAGTATGGAGACTGAAGCAACATCCATCAATACCAAGTCTGGTTCTGGCAGCATGCATGCACAATGGATTTGCAGTTGTTAGAGTTGAAGGGGAGAAAGCTGAAGTCTTGGAGACTTACAGTAACCACAAATCTCTTGCTTATGGGGCCGATTGGCAAAGAGGACCATTAAGAAAGAAAGATGGAATAGAAAGGCCTGTGGCGGCTACATGTTCATTTTACGATCGACTTGTTCGAGTATGGCTACCAGAGAAGGAGATGGTTCTAAACACTATGTAA
- the LOC113275898 gene encoding diphthine methyltransferase homolog isoform X2 produces MEIGHCYLEGNVDAVEFCPHELFHQVLAVSTYTLQEGDQPNRCGSISLFSVDADSNQLDMFHQVETSGIFDIKWNSVGASPLLAQADASGHLRLHSLGSGSNGSENGVEVLKEVCGEMVSSSMCLCLDWNPSATSITVGLSDGSISVLTLAESQLKIQQSWEAHEYEVWAANFDTQQPNLVYTGSDDCKFCCWDLRENPSNLAFQNTKTHQMGVCCITKDRTDPNVLLTGSYDEHLRIWDVRSISKPVNESSICLGGGVWRLKQHPSIPSLVLAACMHNGFAVVRVEGEKAEVLETYSNHKSLAYGADWQRGPLRKKDGIERPVAATCSFYDRLVRVWLPEKEMVLNTM; encoded by the exons ATGGAAATTGGGCATTGTTATCTAGAAGGCAATGTTGATGCGGTAGAGTTTTGTCCACATGAATTGTTTCATCAAGTTTTAGCTGTTTCGACGTATACACTACAGGAGGGTGATCAGCCGAATCGATGTGGAAGTATATCACTTTTCTCGGTTGATGCTGATTCAAACCAACTTGATATGTTTCATCAAGTTGAGACATCTGGAATTTTTGATATAAAATGGAATTCCGTTGGAGCCAGTCCATTGCTCGCACAAGCCGATGCCAGTGGTCACCTGAGGTTACACAGTTTAGGAAGTGGTTCAAACGGATCAGAAAATGGAG TTGAAGTGCTGAAAGAAGTTTGTGGAGAAATGGTTAGCTCCTCCATGTGTCTGTGCCTTGATTGGAACCCATCAGCTACATCCATTACTGTCGGGCTTTCAGATGGTTCCATATCTGTGCTCACTCTTGCGGAGTCTCAACTAAAGATTCAACAATCATGGGAAGCACATGAGTATGAGGTCTGGGCTGCCAATTTTGACACCCAACAACCAAATTTAGTGTATACAGGCTCAGATGACTGCAAATTTTGTTGTTGGGATCTGCGAGAGAATCCTTCAAACTTGGCCTTCCAAAACACGAAGACTCACCAAATGGGTGTGTGTTGCATTACTAAGGACAGAACAGATCCAAATGTACTATTGACCGGGAGCTACGACGAGCATTTAAGGATATGGGATGTGAGATCAATATCAAAGCCAGTAAACGAGAGCTCCATATGTTTAGGAGGGGGAGTATGGAGACTGAAGCAACATCCATCAATACCAAGTCTGGTTCTGGCAGCATGCATGCACAATGGATTTGCAGTTGTTAGAGTTGAAGGGGAGAAAGCTGAAGTCTTGGAGACTTACAGTAACCACAAATCTCTTGCTTATGGGGCCGATTGGCAAAGAGGACCATTAAGAAAGAAAGATGGAATAGAAAGGCCTGTGGCGGCTACATGTTCATTTTACGATCGACTTGTTCGAGTATGGCTACCAGAGAAGGAGATGGTTCTAAACACTATGTAA
- the LOC113275897 gene encoding probable receptor-like protein kinase At5g61350, with amino-acid sequence MGGEKNGVVSPLPISISLLLFFFLLILSFADPSFSQPHSTPSLSFNPADNYLVNCGSPQPTKLEDGRTFKSDSQTASLLSTDEDIQTSVSSINNKDAASSSVSPLYLTARIFCEESTYTFFVSRPGRHWVRLYFFPVFHPKYNLSTASFSVVTDKVVLLHDFTIPSADTPVFKEYLVNVASDRFSLKFSPKKNSFAFINAIELVSAPDALVSDSATVLPASDFKGLSEYALEVSYRLNVGGPLISPANDTLKRLWLPDDGFMKHPEAATNASVTATAVKYPEDGATPLIAPHWVYSTAKQMGDSATVNPNFNLTWEMGVDPTFSYLIRLHFCDIVSKTLNDLYFNVYVNGIMGSSGLDLSGKTGGLSTAYYLDFVLNASSITNGTVRVQVGPGRVESGNPNAILNGLEVMKISNEAGSLDGLFAVDGTFVGPSRGVTTMKIIAGVGLLMGVTAMLLLASVFVRWHKRPNDWEKCNSFSSWLLPLHASHSSFMSSKSGSHQFGSNKSKSGYSSFFSSALGLGRYFTFAEIQEATKNFDENAVVGVGGFGKVYLGEQEDGTKLAIKRGSASNEQGINEFQTEIQMLSKLRHRHLVSLIGYCDENSEMILVYEYMANGPLRDHLYGSNLPHLTWKQRLEICIGSARGLHYLHTGTAQGIIHRDVKTTNILLDENLVAKVSDFGLSKAAQMGTAVSTAVKGSFGYLDPEYFRRQQLTEKSDVYSFGVVLFEVLCARPALNPALPREQVNLAEWAMQWHKKGLLEKIIDPKIAGTINSGSLKKFAEAAEKCLADYGVDRPSMGDVLWNLEYALQLQEASTSTPEPVDDMPKIKAPDQPKEKDDDDRDEAPIITITDNSTIADSPLFSQLAGFQGR; translated from the coding sequence ATGGGAGGAGAGAAAAATGGGGTGGTATCACCTCTACCCATCTCTATCtctctcctcctcttcttctttcttctaatccTTTCCTTTGCAGATCCTTCGTTTTCACAACCGCATTCAACACCTTCTCTTTCTTTCAATCCTGCTGACAATTATCTCGTGAATTGTGGCTCACCTCAACCTACTAAGCTCGAGGATGGACGCACGTTTAAGTCCGATTCGCAGACCGCTTCGCTTCTTTCTACCGACGAAGATATTCAAACTTCAGTTTCTTCAATTAACAATAAAGATGCTGCTAGTTCTTCTGTATCAcctttgtatcttacagctaggATTTTTTGTGAAGAATCCACGTACACGTTCTTTGTTTCTCGTCCAGGACGACACTGGGTTCGTCTCTACTTTTTTCCTGTTTTTCATCCCAAGTATAATTTAAGCACAGCTTCATTTTCCGTGGTTACGGATAAAGTCGTTCTCCTTCATGATTTTACTATACCCAGTGCTGATACTCCGGTGTTTAAAGAGTACTTAGTTAATGTTGCTTCTGATAGATTCTCCCTTAAGTTCTCGCCAAAGAAGAATTCGTTTGCGTTCATCAACGCGATCGAACTCGTTTCGGCCCCGGACGCATTGGTATCTGACTCTGCCACTGTTTTACCTGCTTCTGATTTCAAAGGTTTGTCTGAATATGCACTTGAAGTTTCTTACAGGTTGAATGTCGGTGGTCCTCTTATAAGTCCTGCGAATGACACATTGAAAAGATTATGGCTACCTGACGACGGATTTATGAAGCACCCCGAAGCAGCAACAAATGCTTCTGTTACTGCAACTGCAGTTAAATATCCAGAAGATGGTGCAACCCCATTGATTGCACCACACTGGGTTTATTCAACGGCGAAACAGATGGGAGATTCAGCAACTGTGAACCCAAATTTCAATCTCACATGGGAAATGGGTGTTGATCCAACATTCTCATACCTGATAAGATTGCATTTCTGCGATATCGTCAGTAAAACTCTAAATGATTTATATTTCAATGTTTATGTCAATGGAATTATGGGTTCTTCAGGACTGGATCTTTCAGGGAAAACAGGAGGCCTTTCTACGGCCTATTACCTAGATTTTGTGCTCAATGCCTCAAGCATCACTAATGGAACCGTCAGAGTGCAAGTAGGCCCTGGAAGGGTTGAGTCAGGAAATCCTAATGCAATTCTCAACGGCCTAGAAGTCATGAAAATAAGCAACGAAGCTGGAAGCTTGGACGGGCTATTTGCTGTAGACGGGACCTTCGTTGGACCAAGTAGAGGAGTTACTACAATGAAGATTATCGCGGGTGTCGGTCTTCTCATGGGAGTTACAGCAATGTTACTGCTTGCATCAGTTTTTGTACGTTGGCATAAAAGGCCGAACGATTGGGAGAAATGCAACAGTTTCTCGTCATGGCTTCTTCCTCTCCATGCCAGTCATTCCAGTTTCATGTCGAGCAAAAGCGGGTCGCACCAATTTGGTTCCAACAAAAGTAAGAGCGGCTACTCGAGTTTCTTCTCCTCAGCACTTGGATTAGGCCGATACTTCACCTTTGCAGAAATCCAAGAAGCCACAAAGAACTTCGACGAGAACGCCGTGGTGGGTGTTGGTGGATTCGGTAAAGTTTACCTCGGTGAACAAGAAGATGGTACCAAACTTGCTATCAAACGTGGTAGTGCGAGTAACGAACAGGGAATAAATGAATTCCAAACTGAAATCCAAATGCTTTCGAAACTTCGTCATCGTCATCTCGTGTCTTTGATTGGTTACTGTGATGAGAATTCAGAAATGATTCTAGTTTACGAGTACATGGCCAACGGTCCACTTCGTGATCATCTTTACGGATCGAATCTTCCTCATCTGACGTGGAAACAGCGACTGGAAATCTGCATAGGTTCAGCTCGCGGACTGCATTACCTTCACACAGGTACTGCACAGGGAATCATTCATCGTGACGTTAAGACGACGAACATCCTTCTTGATGAGAATTTAGTTGCTAAAGTGTCTGATTTCGGGTTATCTAAAGCTGCACAAATGGGTACTGCTGTGAGTACTGCAGTAAAAGGTAGTTTCGGGTATTTGGATCCTGAATATTTCAGACGTCAACAGCTAACTGAGAAATCAGATGTTTACTCATTTGGAGTAGTACTTTTCGAGGTTTTATGCGCAAGACCTGCTCTGAATCCAGCATTACCAAGAGAACAAGTTAACCTGGCTGAATGGGCAATGCAATGGCACAAGAAGGGTCTACTTGAGAAAATTATTGACCCAAAAATAGCAGGGACTATCAATTCTGGCTCTCTAAAGAAGTTTGCTGAAGCAGCAGAGAAGTGTTTAGCAGATTATGGTGTTGATAGACCTTCAATGGGAGATGTCCTATGGAACTTGGAGTATGCTTTACAGCTTCAAGAAGCTTCAACATCAACACCTGAACCAGTCGATGATATGCCCAAAATCAAGGCTCCAGATCAACCAAAGGAAAAGGATGATGACGACAGGGATGAGGCTCCAATCATTACTATTACTGACAACTCCACTATAGCAGATTCACCTTTGTTTTCACAACTTGCTGGCTTTCAAGGAAGGTAA
- the LOC113272689 gene encoding probable receptor-like protein kinase At5g61350 — protein sequence MANTYYTAETSFNGEFDDVEDFVLEDDDNTSRERLNQINDLMQKGNKAFRDNRLEDSITCYSKALGLKPGDPIILSNRSAAFTRISTFLKNRSAADSEYRPVNGLDPTTHAELALKDAEKAINIRSNSAKSYFLKASALILLERYADAHETLLCGLHIDPLSNHLQVSLRNLEAISGGSTRRIEHGKPQRTDDFDCTVCLKLLFEPITTPCGHSFCRGCLFQSMDHGNKCPMCRTVLFISPRTCSISVTLNNIIQKNFPAEYAERKSENETLSNMGVHLLPLFVMDVVLPCQKLSLNIFEPRYRLMVRRIMEGNHRMGMVVIDSATGSIADFACEVEITECEPLPDGRFYLEVEGRRRCRILRSWDQDGYRVAEVEWVQDIGPLQGTREWEDLQATTSDAADLACSLIRCAKDAARADRRSRRSAVLQAERMPGPQDPELFSFWLVNLVNLRPSERLDLLRLRDSRQRIQRGLVHLKAQEQGCSSKQDLMMGGEKNGAGQCHRQHISSLSFLLLIFLHLQFLPKLMAAKGGGSSSPSSFTPGDNYLIDCGSPQPTKIDDRTFKSDKQSASLLSTEEDIQVSVPVSNVNITSSTSSSLLPLYLTARVFSGESMYSFFISHTGQHWLRLYFCPLPHPSYNLTSAVFIVTTDESVLLHDFNVPDQNTSVFKEYLININSDKFSLKFSPKKNSYAFINAVELVSVPDTLIPDSATAVSPLAEFRGLSNYALEVCYRLNVGGATITPMNDTLGRVWLPDKGFLKLPESSKSVSVAPTAVKYPGSGASPLIAPNFVYATAKEMGDSATVDQNFNLTWEMKVDSTFSYLIRLHFCDIVSKSMNDLYFNVYVNGLMGVQSLDLSRLTSALSTAYYNDFVANASSISNGTIRIQVGPPNTDSGTINAILNGLEVMKMSNEAGSLDGLYNVQGTLVDPSKGLSPMKIVSIVALVVAVITLAFVVMVFCRWQKKPPDWRKSRSFSSWLLPLHAGQSTFMNCKSGSRGAFPAGTNKSKSKSGHSNFYPPTLGLGRVFSLAELQEATQNFDEKAVIGVGGFGKVYIGEQADGTKLAIKRGNASSDQGINEFQTEIQMLSKLRHRHLVSLIGYCDEQSEMILVYEYMANGPLRDHLYVSNLPLLSWKQRLEICIGAARGLHYLHTGAAQGIIHRDVKTTNILLDENFVAKVSDFGLSKAAPTLEKTHVSTAVKGSFGYLDPEYFRSQKLTEKSDVYSFGVVLLEVLCVRPAINPALPREQVNLAEWAMQWHRRGLIAKIVDPLIAGSIHTASLKKYIEAAEKCLEDYGVDRPTMGDVLWNLEYALQLQESSSRPSHAVPDENISKVIVVEEDSSSKDTNTPPVPADTSDIELTADPPVFSQISNFQGR from the exons atggCTAATACTTATTATACTGCTGAAACTTCCTTTAATGGAGAATTCGATGATGTCGAAGATTTTGTTTTG GAAGATGATGATAATACTTCGCGAGAACGATTAAATCAGATTAATGATTTAATGCAGAAGGGTAATAAAGCTTTTCGTGATAATCGTCTTGAAgat TCAATCACTTGTTACTCTAAAGCTCTCGGTCTCAAGCCTGGAGATCCAATTATTCTAAGCAATAGAAGTGCTGCTTTTACCAG GATTAGCacatttttgaaaaatagatctgctGCTGATTCTGAATACCGACCAGTGAATGGGCTAGATCCTACAACACATGCTGAA CTTGCATTAAAGGATGCGGAGAAGGCTATAAACATACGAAGTAATTCTGCAAAATCATATTTTCTGAAGGCCAGTGCTCTCATATTG CTAGAACGATATGCAGATGCACATGAAACTCTGCTTTGCGGGCTTCATATTGATCCTCTCAG CAACCACCTTCAGGTATCCCTCCGTAACTTGGAGGCGATTTCGGGCGGTTCAACGAGGAGGATAGAACATGGGAAACCCCAACGTACCGACGATTTCGATTGCACAGTTTGCTTAAAGTTGTTATTTGAGCCGATAACAACTCCCTGTGGGCATTCTTTTTGCCGCGGTTGTCTGTTTCAGTCTATGGATCATG GAAATAAATGTCCTATGTGCCGGACAGTACTTTTCATTAGTCCTCGTACTTGTTCGATCAG TGTGACACTCAATAACATAATACAGAAGAACTTCCCAGCAGAATATGCAGAGAGAAAATCAGAAAACGAGACTTTGTCAAACATGGGCGTTCATCTGTTACCTCTTTTTGTTATGGACGTAGTCCTACCATGCCAAAAGTTATCACTAAATATATTTGAACCCCGGTATAGACTGATG GTGAGAAGGATAATGGAAGGAAATCATCGGATGGGAATG gTTGTCATTGATTCAGCAACAGGTTCTATAGCTGATTTTGCTTGTGAAGTGGAAATAACTGA GTGTGAGCCACTTCCAGATGGACGTTTTTATTTAGAG GTTGAAGGACGCCGAAGATGTCGTATCCTCCGGTCTTGGGATCAAGACGG GTATCGTGTTGCCGAGGTTGAGTGGGTTCAGGATATTGGTCCACTGCAAGGGACAAGAGAATGGGAAGAT TTGCAGGCAACTACTAGTGATGCTGCAGATCTTGCTTGTTCATTGATAAGGTGTGCGAAAGATGCAGCACGGGCAG ATAGGAGATCAAGGCGTTCAGCAGTTTTACAAGCCGAAAGAATGCCTGGACCACAAGATCCTGAGCTTTTCAGTTTCTGG CTTGTTAATTTAGTGAACCTGAGGCCATCAGAGAGACTGGATCTTTTGCGTCTAAGAGATAGTCGACAG AGGATACAGCGAGGACTTGTACATTTGAAAGCTCAAGAACAAGGCTGCAGT TCAAAACAAGATTTGATGATGGGAGGAGAGAAAAATGGAGCCGGACAATGTCATCGTCAACACATTTCCTCTCTCTCCTTTCTCCTCCtcatttttctgcatttacagtttcTTCCAAAACTAATGGCGGCCAAAGGTGgcggttcttcttctccttcatcttTCACACCTGGGGACAATTATCTGATTGATTGTGGATCACCCCAGCCTACAAAAATCGACGATCGGACATTCAAGTCAGATAAGCAATCTGCTTCTTTACTCTCAACGGAAGAAGATATACAGGTTTCCGTTCCAGTTTCAAATGTCAATATTACCagttccacttcttcttctttattaccTTTATATCTTACAGCAAGGGTGTTTAGCGGTGAATCAATGTACAGTTTCTTCATCTCCCACACAGGTCAACATTGGCTACGTCTATACTTCTGCCCGCTTCCGCACCCCTCATATAATCTAACAAGTGCTGTGTTTATTGTTACCACCGATGAATCTGTCCTACTGCATGATTTCAATGTACCCGATCAGAATACATCAGTGTTCAAGGAGTATCTGATAAACATTAACTCAGATAAATTCTCACTTAAATTCTCGCCGAAGAAGAACTCCTATGCGTTTATCAATGCTGTTGAGCTTGTCTCTGTCCCTGACACACTGATCCCTGACTCGGCTACTGCGGTGTCTCCGCTTGCTGAATTTAGGGGCTTGTCTAATTATGCACTCGAAGTATGCTACCGCTTGAATGTTGGCGGTGCAACGATAACACCCATGAATGACACATTGGGAAGGGTATGGTTACCTGATAAAGGGTTTCTGAAGCTTCCGGAATCGTCAAAGAGTGTCTCTGTTGCTCCAACTGCTGTTAAATATCCAGGTAGTGGTGCAAGTCcattaattgcaccgaatttcgtttaTGCAACTGCAAAGGAGATGGGAGATTCAGCAACTGTAGACCAAAATTTCAATCTCACATGGGAAATGAAGGTCGATTCCACATTTTCCTACTTAATCCGTTTGCACTTTTGTGATATCGTAAGCAAGAGTATGAATGACTTATATTTTAATGTTTACGTCAATGGATTAATGGGTGTTCAAAGTCTTGATCTTTCAAGACTTACATCAGCCCTTTCCACCGCTTACTACAACGATTTTGTGGCAAACGCATCATCCATCTCTAATGGAACTATCCGGATACAAGTAGGTCCTCCGAATACGGACTCTGGAACCATAAATGCAATTCTTAATGGTCTTGAAGTCATGAAGATGAGCAATGAGGCAGGGAGTTTGGATGGTTTGTACAATGTTCAAGGAACACTTGTAGACCCAAGTAAAGGACTCAGTCCAATGAAGATAGTCTCAATCGTTGCTCTAGTCGTAGCTGTTATTACATTGGCTTTTGTTGTGATGGTTTTCTGTCGCTGGCAAAAGAAGCCTCCAGACTGGCGCAAGTCTCGCAGCTTCTCTTCATGGCTTCTTCCTCTCCATGCAGGCCAATCCACCTTCATGAACTGCAAAAGTGGATCTCGCGGGGCTTTCCCGGCGGGAACAAACAAGAGCAAGAGCAAGAGCGGTCACTCAAACTTTTACCCTCCAACACTTGGCTTAGGCAGGGTCTTCAGCTTGGCCGAGCTGCAAGAAGCAACACAAAATTTCGATGAGAAAGCTGTGATTGGTGTTGGTGGCTTTGGCAAAGTGTACATTGGCGAGCAAGCGGACGGAACTAAACTTGCTATAAAACGAGGTAATGCCAGTTCCGATCAGGGAATCAATGAGTTCCAGACTGAAATACAGATGCTTTCAAAGCTGCGACACCGCCACCTTGTATCGCTTATTGGATACTGTGATGAACAGTCAGAAATGATACTTGTTTATGAGTACATGGCGAACGGTCCACTTCGCGATCATCTTTATGTCTCCAATCTTCCTCTTTTATCCTGGAAACAGCGTCTTGAGATTTGCATTGGCGCAGCTCGTGGACTACATTACCTTCATACTGGTGCTGCTCAAGGAATCATTCACCGAGATGTCAAAACCACCAACATTCTACTGGATGAGAATTTCGTAGCGAAGGTTTCAGATTTCGGACTCTCTAAAGCTGCACCCACTTTGGAGAAAACTCATGTCAGTACTGCAGTTAAAGGTAGTTTTGGGTACCTTGATCCAGAGTACTTTAGGTCCCAAAAGCTGACAGAAAAATCTGATGTTTATTCTTTCGGGGTAGTTCTATTAGAGGTTTTATGTGTAAGACCTGCAATAAACCCTGCATTGCCAAGAGAACAGGTTAACTTGGCAGAATGGGCGATGCAATGGCACCGGAGAGGTCTGATAGCAAAAATAGTCGACCCCTTAATTGCTGGAAGTATACATACAGCTTCCCTGAAGAAATACATTGAAGCTGCAGAAAAATGCTTAGAAGATTATGGCGTGGATAGACCTACAATGGGAGATGTGCTGTGGAATTTGGAGTATGCGCTACAACTTCAAGAGTCATCATCGAGACCCAGTCATGCGGTACCGGATGAGAACATCTCCAAGGTCATCGTAGTGGAAGAAGATTCAAGTAGCAAGGACACTAACACACCTCCGGTCCCCGCTGATACCAGTGACATAGAACTGACAGCTGATCCTCCTGTGTTCTCTCAAATTTCTAATTTTCAGGGAAGGTAG